The sequence below is a genomic window from Etheostoma cragini isolate CJK2018 chromosome 20, CSU_Ecrag_1.0, whole genome shotgun sequence.
CATTCAAATTAAGTCCACTGTCGTCATAATTTGCATAATACAGTTGGTGCTTAATTGCAAGCTCTTATTGACTGACACAAAACTTGCAAGCAACATTTATCCGTATCGCTGACTCAGGAAACCTCTCTTTATATTATGGATGTTAGGCCTAATTGACACCCACATAATGTGGACTCATTAAACATAACCAGCAATAATATTTACACTCCTTTATCATATAGCATGAATGAATTAAACACCTTTTAATAGACACTGACTAGGCTGCAGTCTCATTTGGCTGAGAAGAGAATTATTTCAATTGGAAActtatgtataaaaaaagtttGGGTTTCTTCTTACTTGGGTTTCAACGTGTATAATACTGTCATAGCCAATGCAAGATGATTTCACATTAATGATTTCCTCTTTCATTAACAGTGTACTTGGCTCTTATACTTTTAATAACCTACATTAAGAAGGAttccttttttataaataattaacCTATATTTCAATACACTGTCTAACATAAATAATTTCACACATGCTTTAAATAGTAGCCTACTAATAACAGttttaaacacacagtaaaaaaacaaaataataattgacTTTTCAATGAATTTTGTGGCTTCAAATTTAAGTTATAATTGTGGGTATTATTATGTTTGATATTACAGTATCAGGAGGTCgactcatttaaaatgtattttcggTAATATTTCtatcttggtgggaactgttttGGGAACAATTAAGCTGTCTAGGAATCATTcaattatatttgtatatgcTGAATGATCCCACGAATATTTAACGTACATATTcatgtattattttgattttgaaaaaaaaaaaacaattctttttagACATATACGTAtaattactgttttgttttatttatcgCGATACTTAAGACGGACATCATCAAAGTTCGGCTCTGGGGTTAAACGGAAAATAATGTTGCCATAGAAATTATTGCTATTATGTAGCTAGTCTATCCCGGTAAAGTGAATGCTTTAAAAATTAACTgctcatttttaaacagttacaGGTTTTAGAACAAGTATAGGTGATAATTAGCCGTCATTCATAGCTAATTTAACGACAAAACAAGCAAACGTCCATATCTGCTAGCTAGcataacattagctagctaagctTACCTGCGTTTCAGATAAACTCAAGCTGTTTGCTAGCTGCTTCCTCTCGGCCCCGACGACGTAGTGGTTCTTCTCGAAGGCTCTCTCCAGACGGAGGAgctgggagggagagaaggcTGTCCGAATGCGTTTGGGTTTTCTGGCGAAAGGACCGTGGAGGAGCAGGCTGTCCTGGGACACGTCGTTACCTGACACCACATTCAAGGAATACAACAAGGGCCGTCAGTTGGCTTTCAAAGGTAACTTTAAATGAACACGGGAATGTGTGTGGACAGTGCAGGCCGGCTGTCAGTGCGTTGAACAGGCGTATAATAGGCCACCTATCGGAGTGTGTTAATGGGCCACTCCACTGAGGCTGTAGCTGGCATTAGCGTGCTAATGGGAAGCAAATGTCAAGCAAAACTTTGAATCTATTAATATCCTACATATTTCATCATTATTAACAGTGTTGTTATTAGGGGTTTTATATGTATTAATACTAGTAGGAGTTGATGTATTCTCCTAATATTAGGCTACTATAATATATAGGCCTACCATTTACCAGATATCAAATATTTACAATAGTAGCATATTGGAATTTTGTTTGCCAAATTGCCAGTTCAATAAGCCTACAAGCGGTTTCCATTAAGTTATTTTCTATTGCTCTTCTTTTCCTATTAGGCTTAATGCAAAGCTGAATGACTTCTACAGCATATAACTGAGCCCATGCTTATGGATATAAAGACGGAGAACCTTTATTATACAAATcctatattatttatttgaatgctTTTTGTAGCCTATTTCGAGTAGGCTACTGTGTAATTGTACCGAAAATGCTCTTAAACTAATTCAAAAGAATTAAAATCAACCCAACATAAATGACCTCCGTGCACACTCTGTTGTAGACCACTACAATCCAACAAAAACTGCCTATAATATAGTcgggaaaaaaaaattatattctactaaatgaattgaatttacTGAAAAATACAGCAAGTAAGATCCACTGTTTGATATTGTgtgatttgtgtattttttgtttaccTTGAATTTGAGTTAATTAACGGACTACTTGCTTTCACCGTGATACAGCATGTTTTCAGCCGTAATAAATCAAACTATTGTGAGAAGatgagatgttttatttagaaaaaaaaccaTTCTATTTTCCTGTCATTTGTGTTGATGCTAAgatttttcattaaatgttaattatttaaaCTGGTTTGTCCTCTTATAAGCCCAAGCATTATGGGTTATTAATAAATCAGCCTGTAATGGAAGTGTAAAAGGCTTGATTGTAACAAAATGCGCTTTGTTGGGATTTGCATTGTCCTTAatgtaagatttaaaaaatgatgtccATAACTTTACGGATGCAATTAAAAATcaataggaaaataaaaatgttctcatAAGAAATAACACGTCACAGAGATGCATTCATTGGTAATAATCCGTGCACAAGCGCGCTGAGTgaggttaaataaataactacaaatccttttttttgcctttctaTTCccattatatttaaattattatactggctttttatcaatttgtCTCTACAGATGACTGTTGTGCTAGATGATTATAACCTAGGgcaagtttttttgtgtggaactAATCTCCATCCGAGCTGATCTCCTCCCGCGGCTGTGTGAGAGGAGCTGCCCGGCGGAGAGAGGGGAAGTCCGGCAGCTTGCTGCACCCTCCGCGGCCTCGTTCGTCTGTGGCCGCAAGTGATCATTCAACTGGGAATTAGTTCCAATGTTGACAGCAATACAACTGTATGTCATCTCCTTATAATACGGAAACCTCTTAAAAACCAGAAGCTCGGAGCACGCTTTTATCGCCTCTGAAATACTGTTGGTTAATTTCGAATTATGCAAATACACCTAAATCTAGTTTATGTGCAGATTAGCCTACGgttcactttgttgttttagGCAGATTAGTTAGGCAAAAATAATTGCGCACATCAAAGTAGGCTAGGTTGTGTAAGATGTTTAAGTGAAATTAAATCAATTTCACATTCCCAATGTTCACCATACCTTGAAATCTGTGTCCGAAGAACCTGTTCCGTAGGACCCAGGGGTAGAAGTTGAGCGGGTCTCGGTGTTGCGTCCCGAAGAAGTGCGGATGCTGTAGGTGGGAGCCTCCGAGCTGGTGAGGGGCCACGGTGAGGGAGGGGTGGTTTACCGTCTCTGGGAACACCAGGTCCGGGCTCTGGTAGATGGACCTGCCCGGCGGAGCCGGGTAACCGTTCATTAAGACCTCTGTCGTCGGGTTGGAGTAACTCAGAGCCGTGGGACGGATGGGGTCCTCGGCGATTAAAGGGTTCTCTTTGGCGACCAGAGACTCGATCGTGAAGCAGCGCTTGCCTGCAGACGAAAACATCATCTCTTGATAAAAAATAGAAAGCAGTAGCCGAAGAAAGAGATCAGTCTGTTTCCTTCCTCTTGGTGGGAAAGATAAGCCCCCTCTCAGAGATGCATCATGAGCTCAGATGTCGGGGTGTTCAGCGGAGATGCTGCTTCAAAAGTCAACAGTGCTGCAAATGGCCCTAATCCATGAAGTCCGCGCGCAGTCCCAGGGTTTCTGTGCACAAGTGTGCACCAAGAAAAGGCGCCTCCAAGCTTCAGCGTGGCTCGACGCTGCGCAGGGAGACAGCTGATTGGACCAGAGCACCTGCCAATAGGTCTCCTGAAGTACCTGCTGCTTCATAGATCACACAAACCCGGGCAGCTTCGTTACAGAGACACGCTGAGAAAACATGTTTGCGCCAATTAACGGGTCATTGTGTGTCCTATTCTGCCTTAATATCTCGTTTTTCTTCAGGGAAACAATCAGCCGACGGGAGGAGAAACTTCCCCTTGTTTCAGTGCAGGTTCACTCATCCAGGAGTTCTAGAAGCGGAGATAGGTTATCTAAAACGTGTACTGTGGTAAAACGGGTGGGAATTCCACTCATTACCCGTAGAGTGCGTAATGTTCGTGTTGTAACCTTCATTGTGAATGTGCGCTAAACATGGCCTTTAGCAGCCTGAAACAGGCCTACAGGCTGGAAGGGTCACTTCTGTTCTCCACTAGCACACAGTAGggctattatttcattttaggacattttttaattaaattaaatttcttttaattttttgtatcAACAGACACAACATTTTCCTCCTGCATAAATCGCATAATTGGTTGTATTTAGCCCATAAATCTTTttcaaattgtaattgtaatcgTGTTTCTTAGTGTGTTCATCAGCATTCATGTTGAACTTAACGCTCTCTCTTtcaaaagaaagacacaaatgGGAAAAAACTCGGGTGAAGCCTATAAATGAACACCAAAATAAATaccctaataataatataataataataataataatataatttttacTGACTAATAGCCATgcctttatttttccttttatttactTCTTTGATAGCCTACATTATTCCAAATTATGAATGAGCCTACTTTTGCAATAAAGTGTGTGAAGAGCGCCCAAGAAAACTTTCATTTAGGCTTTTCAAATGCCTTactttattaattttaataataataacaataataatgacgATGAGTATTAAGATGGTAGGGGATCACAGGCTT
It includes:
- the emx1 gene encoding homeobox protein EMX1, translating into MMFSSAGKRCFTIESLVAKENPLIAEDPIRPTALSYSNPTTEVLMNGYPAPPGRSIYQSPDLVFPETVNHPSLTVAPHQLGGSHLQHPHFFGTQHRDPLNFYPWVLRNRFFGHRFQGNDVSQDSLLLHGPFARKPKRIRTAFSPSQLLRLERAFEKNHYVVGAERKQLANSLSLSETQVKVWFQNRRTKYKRQKLEEEGPESQQKKKGSHHINRWRIATKQSSSEDIDVTSED